A single window of Vibrio sp. SCSIO 43137 DNA harbors:
- the frr gene encoding ribosome recycling factor, which translates to MINEIKVDAQERMEKSVEALKNNLSKVRTGRAHPSLLSGITVEYYGAPTPLNQIANVIAEDARTLAITVFDKELTQAVEKAIMMSDLGLNPMSAGTVIRVPLPPLTEERRRDLVKIVRGEAENGRVAIRNIRRDANSDLKGLLKEKEISEDEDRKAQEDIQKITDAAVKSVDEVLAAKEKELMEV; encoded by the coding sequence GTGATTAACGAAATCAAAGTAGACGCGCAGGAGCGCATGGAAAAAAGTGTTGAAGCGCTTAAGAATAACCTTTCAAAGGTAAGAACTGGTCGTGCTCACCCTAGCTTACTCTCTGGTATTACCGTTGAGTATTACGGTGCACCAACTCCCCTGAATCAGATTGCTAACGTTATTGCTGAAGATGCCCGTACACTGGCGATTACAGTATTCGATAAAGAACTGACTCAGGCAGTAGAGAAAGCCATCATGATGTCAGATCTCGGGCTGAACCCAATGTCAGCCGGTACGGTTATCCGTGTTCCGCTTCCTCCGCTGACAGAAGAGCGTCGTCGTGACCTGGTTAAGATCGTACGTGGTGAAGCTGAAAATGGCCGTGTAGCGATTCGTAACATTCGTCGTGATGCAAATAGTGACCTGAAAGGTCTTCTGAAAGAGAAAGAGATCTCTGAAGATGAAGATCGTAAAGCGCAGGAAGATATTCAGAAAATCACTGATGCTGCGGTTAAGAGCGTAGACGAAGTGCTTGCTGCAAAAGAAAAAGAGTTGATGGAAGTCTAA
- the uppS gene encoding polyprenyl diphosphate synthase, with translation MPESQVTNTDLPKHIAVIMDGNGRWAKSKGKPRVFGHRAGAKAVRKTISGAARLGIQAITMFAFSSENWRRPEEEVSLLMDLFVTALTKEVKKLHANNLRLRVIGDISKFSTRLQEKIRDAEQLTEKNSGMVVNIAANYGGKWDITEATKAVAEKVQSGELQVSDISEEVINSHLTMSDLPAVDLLIRTSGECRISNFMLWQLAYAEIYFTSEYWPDFDEEKLAEAVSWFVTRERRFGCTGEQIKALME, from the coding sequence ATGCCTGAATCTCAAGTTACCAATACAGATCTCCCTAAGCATATTGCGGTCATAATGGATGGGAACGGCCGTTGGGCTAAGTCAAAAGGAAAACCCAGAGTATTTGGCCACAGAGCCGGTGCAAAAGCAGTACGTAAAACCATTTCAGGGGCGGCCAGACTTGGTATACAAGCCATTACCATGTTTGCCTTCAGCAGTGAAAACTGGCGACGACCTGAAGAAGAGGTGAGCCTGCTGATGGATCTGTTTGTTACCGCCCTTACTAAAGAAGTTAAGAAGCTGCATGCAAATAATCTGAGGTTAAGGGTCATTGGTGATATCTCCAAATTCAGCACCCGCCTGCAGGAAAAGATTCGCGATGCGGAGCAACTGACAGAAAAAAACAGTGGTATGGTGGTGAATATTGCTGCCAATTATGGTGGTAAGTGGGATATCACAGAAGCAACCAAAGCGGTTGCTGAAAAAGTTCAATCTGGTGAATTACAAGTCAGTGATATCTCAGAAGAGGTGATCAACTCACATTTAACAATGTCCGACTTGCCAGCGGTGGATCTTTTAATTAGAACAAGTGGCGAATGTCGGATTAGTAATTTTATGTTGTGGCAACTTGCTTACGCAGAAATCTATTTCACTTCAGAGTATTGGCCGGATTTTGATGAAGAGAAACTGGCTGAGGCTGTATCCTGGTTTGTGACCCGTGAACGCCGTTTTGGTTGTACCGGTGAGCAGATAAAGGCGTTAATGGAATAA
- a CDS encoding phosphatidate cytidylyltransferase yields MKQRIITGLILAPLAALAIFKLSFPLFMLVIAAICIIAFWEWAQFVNSPNRYLAMIPTILALVFSVIAVPSDVVSLNSISPLHYLILAVAACWWLVASYLAVSYPSSTDKWQHSKVLRHLFGMLTVIPFFWSMLLLRAQNIESEPYHGANLVLFVCLLVWAADSGAYFAGKSFGKHKMAPNVSPNKTIEGLVGGIIVALLVGWGAASLLEITFKSGVIMVVITLITVVISVLGDLVESMFKRVSGIKDSSNIIPGHGGVLDRIDSLTAAFPVFTLLYFTL; encoded by the coding sequence TTGAAACAAAGAATAATAACCGGGCTGATATTAGCTCCTCTGGCGGCGCTGGCAATTTTTAAACTCTCTTTTCCTCTTTTTATGCTAGTGATTGCGGCCATCTGTATTATTGCATTTTGGGAGTGGGCGCAGTTTGTTAACAGCCCGAACCGCTATCTGGCTATGATTCCGACCATACTGGCACTAGTATTCAGTGTGATAGCGGTTCCGTCTGATGTGGTGAGTCTTAACTCGATTAGCCCTCTTCACTATCTGATTCTTGCTGTAGCAGCCTGTTGGTGGCTCGTTGCCAGTTATCTGGCTGTCAGTTACCCCTCTTCAACGGATAAATGGCAACACTCAAAAGTTCTGAGACACCTGTTTGGAATGCTGACAGTGATCCCGTTTTTCTGGAGCATGTTACTGCTAAGGGCTCAAAATATCGAATCTGAACCTTATCATGGTGCAAACCTGGTTCTGTTTGTCTGTCTTCTTGTCTGGGCTGCCGATAGCGGGGCTTACTTTGCCGGTAAATCTTTCGGCAAACATAAAATGGCGCCAAATGTCAGCCCGAATAAAACCATTGAAGGTCTTGTAGGTGGTATTATCGTTGCTCTGCTGGTTGGCTGGGGTGCTGCCAGCCTGCTGGAAATTACCTTCAAGAGTGGTGTAATTATGGTGGTTATCACTCTGATCACGGTTGTAATTTCAGTGCTGGGAGATCTTGTGGAAAGTATGTTCAAACGGGTTTCCGGTATTAAAGACAGCAGTAATATTATTCCCGGCCACGGTGGTGTATTAGACCGGATTGACAGTCTGACTGCTGCTTTCCCTGTGTTCACCTTGCTCTATTTCACACTTTAG
- the ispC gene encoding 1-deoxy-D-xylulose-5-phosphate reductoisomerase produces the protein MQNISILGATGSIGSSTLKVIGENPDKFNVTALAAGSNVEQMRILCQKWQPEYAAMSDVSAAKQLEQQLASLSLNTKVVAGEEGLCYVASLSQVDMVMAAIVGAAGLVPTMAAVKAGKRVLLANKEALVMSGQLFIEAVEAHGAELLPVDSEHNAIFQCLPESVQRNPGRCDLQAEGVSNILLTGSGGPFRYSDVSALSSVTPEQAIAHPNWSMGPKISVDSATMMNKGLEFIEAKWLFNCQREQLKVLIHPQSVIHSMVQYKDGSVLAQMGEPDMCTPIALTMSYPQRISSTVSALDFTKVGELTFLEPDFARYPCLKLAIDACYEGQHATTSINAANEVAVDAFLKKQLNFTDIAVVNERVLTKVCNEMQPQRLDNLESLLELDRMARVLAKEVIRERSL, from the coding sequence ATGCAAAACATTTCGATTCTAGGTGCAACAGGTTCAATCGGCAGTAGCACGCTTAAGGTGATTGGTGAAAATCCCGATAAGTTTAACGTGACTGCTTTAGCGGCAGGATCGAACGTAGAGCAGATGAGAATCTTGTGTCAGAAGTGGCAGCCTGAATATGCTGCTATGTCTGATGTTTCTGCGGCAAAACAGCTTGAACAGCAGCTCGCTTCTCTGTCTCTTAATACCAAAGTTGTGGCCGGAGAAGAGGGGCTTTGCTATGTCGCCTCACTAAGTCAGGTTGATATGGTGATGGCGGCTATTGTCGGGGCCGCTGGTTTAGTGCCTACAATGGCTGCGGTAAAAGCGGGTAAGCGAGTTTTGCTGGCCAATAAAGAAGCGCTGGTTATGTCCGGCCAACTGTTTATCGAGGCGGTTGAAGCTCATGGTGCGGAACTGCTTCCTGTTGATAGCGAACATAATGCGATATTTCAGTGTCTGCCTGAAAGTGTACAACGTAACCCGGGACGCTGTGATCTGCAGGCTGAAGGTGTCAGTAATATTTTGCTGACCGGCTCCGGCGGACCATTCCGCTATTCTGATGTTTCTGCTCTCTCATCCGTAACACCGGAACAGGCAATAGCCCACCCTAACTGGTCAATGGGGCCAAAGATATCTGTTGATTCTGCGACAATGATGAATAAAGGGTTGGAGTTTATTGAGGCAAAATGGCTGTTTAACTGCCAACGGGAACAGTTAAAAGTTCTTATCCACCCTCAATCAGTGATTCACTCCATGGTTCAGTATAAAGACGGCTCCGTACTGGCGCAGATGGGGGAGCCTGATATGTGTACTCCTATTGCACTGACCATGTCTTACCCTCAGCGTATCTCGTCAACGGTATCTGCACTAGACTTTACTAAGGTAGGTGAGCTTACTTTCCTTGAGCCGGATTTCGCCCGTTACCCTTGCCTTAAACTGGCCATTGATGCCTGTTATGAAGGGCAACATGCGACAACGTCGATTAATGCAGCAAATGAGGTGGCAGTCGACGCCTTTTTGAAAAAACAGCTGAACTTTACCGATATTGCCGTTGTCAATGAACGTGTATTGACAAAAGTGTGTAACGAAATGCAACCGCAGAGACTGGATAACTTGGAAAGCTTACTTGAGCTGGATAGAATGGCTCGCGTATTGGCAAAGGAAGTTATTAGAGAACGCTCATTATGA
- the rseP gene encoding sigma E protease regulator RseP, whose translation MIDILWNLASFIIALSILVAVHEFGHFWVARKCGVKVEKFSIGFGRSIWKKKGKDGTEYSLSVIPLGGYVKMLDGRTDDVPESMKDQAFDTKPLWQRSAVVAAGPAFNFFFAVFAYWLVFLIGVPAVKPVIGEVTPNSIVARAGLEKGMQFTSIDGNKTPDWESVNMGLVSHIGDQELVVTVKPADEYGIEETKVIDIRSWKFNPETESAMKTLGFTPYTPEIYTRLAMVAEQGAAENAGLQVGDTILAINGTVIDSWQQVVEMIQDSPNKPLDMLLERNGSQITKVVVPASRTLDDGREIGFAGISPAIAEWPESYKVEQRYGPIDAVAKAVEKTGQIVALTFNMLKKLIFGDVGLNNLSGPISIAKGAGATAEYGLVYFLGFLALISVNLGIINLLPLPILDGGHLLFYMIEAVIRRPVSEKVQEMGFRIGGAIIFSLMAVAIFNDFMRL comes from the coding sequence ATGATTGATATTTTATGGAATCTGGCCAGCTTTATAATTGCCCTGAGTATTCTTGTTGCTGTGCATGAGTTTGGTCATTTCTGGGTTGCAAGGAAATGTGGCGTCAAGGTAGAGAAGTTTTCCATAGGCTTCGGTCGCTCTATCTGGAAGAAAAAAGGTAAAGACGGCACAGAGTATAGTTTGTCAGTTATCCCTCTAGGCGGTTATGTAAAAATGCTTGATGGCCGCACAGATGATGTTCCTGAATCGATGAAAGATCAGGCCTTTGATACTAAGCCGCTATGGCAGAGAAGTGCCGTTGTTGCTGCTGGTCCGGCCTTTAACTTTTTCTTTGCGGTTTTTGCCTACTGGCTGGTATTCCTTATTGGTGTTCCGGCGGTGAAACCGGTTATCGGTGAAGTGACTCCCAACTCTATCGTTGCTCGGGCTGGCTTAGAAAAAGGCATGCAGTTTACTTCAATCGACGGTAACAAAACACCTGACTGGGAATCAGTAAACATGGGCTTGGTATCCCATATTGGTGATCAGGAACTGGTGGTTACTGTTAAACCTGCTGATGAATATGGTATTGAAGAAACCAAAGTTATAGATATTCGTTCCTGGAAATTTAATCCGGAAACGGAATCGGCCATGAAAACCCTTGGTTTTACCCCTTATACGCCTGAAATATATACCCGTCTGGCGATGGTGGCAGAGCAGGGCGCTGCAGAAAACGCAGGTTTACAGGTTGGTGATACCATCCTTGCTATAAATGGTACGGTGATTGATAGCTGGCAGCAGGTGGTCGAGATGATTCAGGACTCACCAAATAAACCGCTGGATATGCTGCTGGAGCGAAACGGCAGTCAAATTACAAAAGTTGTGGTTCCAGCCAGCCGTACACTGGATGACGGCCGCGAGATTGGCTTTGCCGGTATCAGCCCTGCCATCGCTGAGTGGCCTGAGTCTTATAAGGTTGAACAGCGCTATGGCCCCATCGATGCGGTAGCGAAAGCGGTTGAGAAAACCGGACAGATTGTAGCTCTTACCTTTAATATGCTGAAGAAGCTGATCTTTGGTGATGTGGGGCTGAATAATTTAAGCGGACCAATCTCCATTGCCAAAGGGGCAGGAGCAACAGCAGAGTACGGTTTAGTCTATTTCCTCGGTTTTCTGGCTCTGATCAGCGTTAACTTAGGAATTATCAATCTGTTGCCTCTGCCTATTCTGGATGGTGGTCACTTACTGTTTTATATGATTGAAGCTGTTATACGCCGCCCTGTTTCTGAA